In the genome of Candidatus Electrothrix rattekaaiensis, the window ATTCTTGGTCATCTCGCCAAGGCCAGCAGTATCCTCGACCTCACCAAGGCCTTTTTTAAAGGAACTGATGGCCTTACCAAGGCCGGAGCCAATCTCTGGTAATTTTTTCCCACCAAAGAGGAGGAAAGCTATAGCCAGGATAACAACAAGTTCAGGGGTTCCGAGTCCGAACATAACGATTCTCTCTCCGTATCAAAAAACGAATTTCTCAGCTTTCTTTGCTGTTGTCCTTGTCTTCTATGGGTTTCGGGTCATCATCGCTTTTTGTAGCATCTTTGAAATTCCTGATCCCTTTTCCGATACCGGAGCCGATTTCAGGCAGTTTCCCTGCGCCGAAAATAATAACAATAATAACCAGGATGATAATCAGTTCAGGCATTCCGAGTCCGAACATACTCTCTCACCTCTTTACAGTTTGTTCCGTAAGTAGTAAAAATGATCCGCACTGCACGCAGCAGAACGGTACATCAGTGTAGCACCAAGAGGTCTTCCCTGTCAATAAACAAGAGGCTGTCACGGTACTTTTCAAACAAGATCAGTAAGATTTTTTCCATTTCATCACCGCCTGAACGCCTAAACAGTTATTCCCGGATACCCAATGAAGCATACAGCCACAAAGCATACTGTTACTATAGAGAAAGTTATACCCGGCGGGAAAGGACTAGCCCGGACAGCTGACGGACAAGTCGTCATGACTCCTTTTACCCTGCCGAACGAGGGCGTACTGGTCAAAGAAGACAAAAAAAAATCCGGCTATCTTGAAGGAAAAATCGAAAGAATACTTTCCCCCTCTCCTGCTCGGATCAAACCTCTTTGCCCCTTATACGGAGAATGCGGAGGCTGTGATTTGCAGCACGGCAGCTATGCTGAACAGCTCAGAATCAAAAAGGGGATTGTTGCTGAATCACTGCACCGTGCCAAAGTACCCATTGAACATGTACAAAAGCATGTGCAAGATACAGTGGCCTCACCAGCCCAATGGGGGTACCGTTATCGCCTTCGCCTCAAAATTAACCCTGCTGGACAGCTTGGTTTCTTCAAAAAAAGAAGTAACGATTTTCTTCCTGTCAGCCACTGCCCGGTGGCAACACAGGGTATCAACGCCGCCTTGGCCGAGCTGAGTGAGACAGGAATTCTCCAACCGCTCGCCGGACTCTACCGAGAAGTTGAGCTGATGGAATCGCCTGCTGACGGAAAAATCACTCTCGTTCTCCGAGGTGAAAAGCAGAAGCCACCATCCGCAACACTCCAGGCCCTTGCCACAAGCCCTTGTATTCACCAAGTGGGATGGGCTGCACGGAAAAAATTTCTTTATACTTCCCCACTGACCCAGCACGTTCGGTTTGGTGAAAAAAACTGTGCTTTGTCTTGGTCCGGAGGTTGTTTTTCCCAAGTCAATCCTGGTCAGAATGAGCAGCTGATCCGTTTGGTCTGCGATCTTGCCGGAGCCCTTTCAGGAGATCTGAGCGGCAAAACCGTTCTAGATCTTTACTGCGGCATGGGTAATTTTTCTATCCCTCTTGGGCTCTGCGGCGGGACCGTTACCGGCATTGAGGGAAACAAAGAAAGTATCCATTGGGCAGAGAAAAACGCTCAGCAGGCCGGAATTTCCGCCCGTTTCCTTGTCGCCGATGTACGCGCCGCGCTGAAGCAGCTTGTTAATCAAGGAGAAAAAGTAGGCTGTATTCTCCTTGATCCGCCACGAAGCGGGGTCGGGAAAGACATCACCTTACTCTCGCGCTTGGAGCCAGAAAAAACCATTTACGTCTCCTGCGACCCAGCCACCCTTGCCCGCGACCTAAATCTTCTTTGCACTCACGGTTATAATATTACCCGTGTTGTTCCTGTAGATATGTTCCCCCAGACCAGTCATATTGAATCTGTTGTTCTGTTGGAACGCAGCTAACAGAGCCTAAACAGATTGAGATTCTCCGTCGTCTTTCTGCTTGATAAAAATTCGTCCAGCAATAATCCCAGCTTCATAAAGGGCGAACAAGGGCAAGACAAGCAGTACAGTCGCAGTCACCTCGCCAGCTGTCAGCAGGAAGGAAAGAACAACGATAGCAATATAAAAATACTTGCGCTTCGTTTTAAAGTGATCATGAGTAACGAGCCCAACAACCGTGGTCATGACCATAAGAAAAGGAATTTCAAACGAGATGGCAAAGGCGAGCACCATGCGGGCGACAAAGGTCAGATAAAGGCCCAGCTTGGGCATAGGCACCAAGTTCTCTCCGGCATAGCTCATGAAAAAAGACAAGGTTTTCGGGAGAACAATAAAAAAGCCAAACAAAGCTCCCCCGATAAACAGGCTGGTCGACCACAGAATAACCCTGCGGGCCACGACCCGCTCCTTGCTCAGCAACCCCGGAGCGATAAACATCCAGCACTGATACAGCAGATAAGGAAAACTGACTATAATCCCTGCGAGAAGGGCAAGTTTGATATAAGATACAAAGGCATCGGTCAGTTTGGTATAGACCAGTTTTTCCAACGTCGGAGCTGCAAAAAACAGCGGCTGGGTACAGAATGCTGCAAGATGATCAATAAAAAAATAGGCAAGAGCTGTGCTCAGCGCGATAGCTGTAAACGATTTCAGCAACCTTTTTCGCAACTCCTGATGATGGGGGCGAAAACGATCTAACAGTGTGGCGGTACTCATATGACAGAAGAAGGCCGTTGTGCTGAGGTCTCATCATCGGAAGTCTTATCATCCCCCTCGGCCTCATGCTGTTCAGATTCATTCTCAGCATCACCTTCAGCAAGCTCAGTTTGCTGGTCAGATATACTCTCTTCTTGGAGAACAGGCTCTGTTTCCTCCTCCCACGAACGCGGGGACGGAGATTCTGCTTCAGCTTCAATGACTTCATTCCCTTCTAGGATATCTGAAGCAGGAGGAGTCTCCCCTTCTTGCTTCCACTGGTTGGGATTCCTTGTTACATCTTCGAGCAGATGTGTTTTCATCTGACCAGCTGTCTGCTGGAGATCATGCTGCACCGAGCTGACGATCTTTGTTTCTTCGTTCAGGCTGTCTTTCACCTGATTCAAGGTGCTCTTTAGCTCGTTAACACCTTTTGCCAGCGAACGGGCCAATTCTGGGAGCTTGTCCGGCCCGACCACAATCAATGCTACAGCCAGAATTACAATCATTTCTGGCAAACCTATTCCAAACATATTATTTTAACGGTGTTGTTATATAACTATTTTTATGCACAATTTTCAGGCTATCTTTTTTTTGTTATTCTAAGCACACGTACTATATACACTTAACCTCCTGACCGTCAAGGATAAACCTATGCAAAGAAGTTTAGGATAATCCTGCAAATTAACACTTTTTTTTTCTTGACGCCTTTCTTTCACTATAGTTTATTAAAGATTATATGATATAAAATATTCTAGGCAGTTTTGATAGAAAAATCTAAATAATAAAGCAAGTGACACTCTATGCTGATTTTCACAAAAAATGTAACGATTTTATACATAACACTTTTATTGTCTATATCTCTTACCACCTTGGCAGCCGGGCAGGATAAGACAGCATGGCTGGATGATAGCGTATCAGTACGATTTCAAGAAGAGCCAATGAGTACCGTGCTGGGAGAAATTTCTCAACAAACAGGAATAGCTATCTTGTATGATCAAAAATTGGCAGATCAAAAGGTGACAGGCTCCTACAAAGAAATTAAATTTTCAGAAGCAATTAATAGACTGTTCAGTGAAAAAAATAAAAGTATTCAGGTTTTTAAAAACGAAAAAAAAATAATTGTTAAGACCTTTGGGGCTAAGCAGTTTATATTGGCTGGTAAGGATAGCACTTCGGGCTCAGCGAATCGCGCGGATGATTCAGAGAAAATGACGCTTGCTGAACTTGAAAAAATGCACAAGCAGCAGTATAGTGAATATAAGGAACGAATTGCGGATGAGAGCGAGGTACTTGAAGGTGGCATGACGCGGGGCGAGGTTAAGGTTATGCATAAAAAACAATATGAAGAATATATAAAGCGTATCGCTGATGATAACGAGGTCTTTGAGGGAGGCATGACCCGTGGTGAAATTAAAAAAATGCAGGAAAAACAATATGAAGAATTTAAAAAACGTATCGCTAATGATAACGAGGTCTTTGAGGGAGGCATGACCCGTGGTGAAATTAAAAAAATGCAGGAAAAACAATATGAAGAATTTAAAAAACGTATCGCTGATGATAACGAGGTCTTTGAGGGAGGCATGACCCGTGGTGAAATTAAAAAAATGCAGGAAAAACAATATCGCAACTTCAAAGAAAGACAAAGTTTTGAATAACCTTTTTTCGTCATAAATTATTGAGTTAACGCTGCTAAAAACGGAAATACTGATTTTTCACCTGACCATCTTGATTGATTTTGTCGTAAGACTTGGAACGCCAACTAACAGAGAATAGGAGATAAGATTATGAAAGTAAAAATGAGTTTTAAAATTGGCTTACTAGCTGTAATTGTAGGAGTA includes:
- the tatC gene encoding twin-arginine translocase subunit TatC, which gives rise to MSTATLLDRFRPHHQELRKRLLKSFTAIALSTALAYFFIDHLAAFCTQPLFFAAPTLEKLVYTKLTDAFVSYIKLALLAGIIVSFPYLLYQCWMFIAPGLLSKERVVARRVILWSTSLFIGGALFGFFIVLPKTLSFFMSYAGENLVPMPKLGLYLTFVARMVLAFAISFEIPFLMVMTTVVGLVTHDHFKTKRKYFYIAIVVLSFLLTAGEVTATVLLVLPLFALYEAGIIAGRIFIKQKDDGESQSV
- the tatB gene encoding Sec-independent protein translocase protein TatB — translated: MFGIGLPEMIVILAVALIVVGPDKLPELARSLAKGVNELKSTLNQVKDSLNEETKIVSSVQHDLQQTAGQMKTHLLEDVTRNPNQWKQEGETPPASDILEGNEVIEAEAESPSPRSWEEETEPVLQEESISDQQTELAEGDAENESEQHEAEGDDKTSDDETSAQRPSSVI
- the tatA gene encoding twin-arginine translocase TatA/TatE family subunit is translated as MFGLGMPELIIILVIIVIIFGAGKLPEIGSGIGKGIRNFKDATKSDDDPKPIEDKDNSKES
- the tatA gene encoding twin-arginine translocase TatA/TatE family subunit, giving the protein MFGLGTPELVVILAIAFLLFGGKKLPEIGSGLGKAISSFKKGLGEVEDTAGLGEMTKNLPGVREVAAVQEKIDKAKDVGKMIVK
- a CDS encoding class I SAM-dependent RNA methyltransferase: MKHTATKHTVTIEKVIPGGKGLARTADGQVVMTPFTLPNEGVLVKEDKKKSGYLEGKIERILSPSPARIKPLCPLYGECGGCDLQHGSYAEQLRIKKGIVAESLHRAKVPIEHVQKHVQDTVASPAQWGYRYRLRLKINPAGQLGFFKKRSNDFLPVSHCPVATQGINAALAELSETGILQPLAGLYREVELMESPADGKITLVLRGEKQKPPSATLQALATSPCIHQVGWAARKKFLYTSPLTQHVRFGEKNCALSWSGGCFSQVNPGQNEQLIRLVCDLAGALSGDLSGKTVLDLYCGMGNFSIPLGLCGGTVTGIEGNKESIHWAEKNAQQAGISARFLVADVRAALKQLVNQGEKVGCILLDPPRSGVGKDITLLSRLEPEKTIYVSCDPATLARDLNLLCTHGYNITRVVPVDMFPQTSHIESVVLLERS